The Zonotrichia leucophrys gambelii isolate GWCS_2022_RI chromosome 20, RI_Zleu_2.0, whole genome shotgun sequence genome contains a region encoding:
- the AHCY gene encoding adenosylhomocysteinase, whose protein sequence is MSDRLPYKVADISLADWGRKAIEIAENEMPGLMKMREMYSASKPLKGARIAGCLHMTVQTAVLIETLIVLGAEVQWSSCNIFSTQDHAAAAIAKAGIPVFAWKGETDEEYLWCIEQTLYFKDGQPLNMILDDGGDLTNLVHTKYPQLLKGIRGISEETTTGVHNLYKMKANGTLKVPAINVNDSVTKSKFDNLYGCRESLIDGIKRATDVMIAGKVAVVAGYGDVGKGCAQALRSFGARVIITEIDPINALQAAMEGYEVTTMEEACKEGNIFVTTTGCTDIVQGRHFEQMKDDAIVCNIGHFDVEVDAKWLNDNAVEAVNIKPQVDRYTLRNGRHIILLAEGRLVNLGCAMGHPSFVMSNSFTNQVLAQIELWTHSDRYAVGVHFLPKKLDEAVAAAHLDKLSVKLTKLSDKQAKYLGLSRDGPFKPDHYRY, encoded by the exons ATGTCGGACCGGCTGCCCTACAAAGTGG CTGACATCAGCCTTGCAGACTGGGGTCGCAAGGCCATTGAGATTGCAGAGAATGAGATGCCGGGGCTGATGAAGATGAGGGAGATGTACTCTGCATCCAAGCCCCTAAAGGGCGCCCGCATCGCCGGCTGCCTCCACATGACTGTGCAGACAGCAGTGCTCATAGAGACCCTCATCGTGCTGGGGGCTGAG GTACAATGGTCAAGCTGCAACATTTTCTCCACTCAGGACCATGCTGCAGCTGCTATTGCAAAAGCTGGTATCCCTG TGTTTGCCTGGAAAGGGGAGACAGATGAGGAATACTTGTGGTGCATCGAGCAGACCCTGTACTTCAAGGATGGGCAGCCCCTCAACATGATTCTGGATGATGGTGGAGATCTTACCAACCTGGTTCATACCAAATACCCACAGCTGCTGAAAG GAATTAGAGGTATTTCAGAAGAGACAACCACTGGTGTTCACAACCTGTACAAGATGAAGGCCAATGGGACCCTCAAAGTGCCAGCTATCAATGTGAATGACTCTGTCACCAAG AGCAAGTTTGACAACCTTTATGGCTGCAGAGAGTCCCTCATCGATGGCATCAAGCGTGCCACAGATGTCATGATTGCTGGGaaggtggcagtggtggcaggaTATGGGGACGTGGGCAAGGGCTGCGCCCAGGCGCTGCGGAGCTTCGGAGCCAGAGTCATCATCACGGAAATCGACCCCATCAACGCGCTCCAGGCAGCCATGGAAG gtTATGAAGTTACAACCATGGAGGAGGCCTGCAAAGAGGGCAACATCTTTGTCACCACCACTGGCTGCACTGACATTGTGCAGGGCAG gcACTTTGAGCAGATGAAGGATGATGCCATAGTGTGTAATATTGGCCATTTTGATGTGGAAGTTGATGCCAAGTGGCTGAATGACAACGCAGTGGAGGCAGTGAATATCAAACCTCAG gtgGATCGCTACACGCTGCGCAACGGGCGCCACATCATCCTGCTGGCCGAGGGCCGCCTGGTGAacctgggctgtgccatgggccACCCCAGCTTCGTCATGAGCAACTCCTTCACCAACCAGGTGCTGGCACAGATCGAGCTCTGGACACACAGTGACAGATATGCTGTGGGGGTGCACTTCCTGCCAAAGAAG ctggatgaagctgtggctgctgctcacctggacaAGCTGAGTGTGAAGCTGACGAAGCTGAGTGACAAACAGGCCAAATACCTGGGCTTGTCCAGGGATGGGCCCTTCAAGCCAGACCACTACAGATACTGA